The Desulfosporosinus acidiphilus SJ4 genome has a window encoding:
- the hisC gene encoding histidinol-phosphate transaminase, with amino-acid sequence MGMMVNQIEELVRPEVRKFVPYKANHMPQCITLDANENPFPWPEGMREKLYAANIPFNRYPDGMAQELKQAIAGYVRLSPEGILVGNGSDELIQLLLLTFGGGGKSMVIHPPTFSMYQIAARLTSTAVLEVPLLEGLYLDVEKMLKAAQSPDVHVLIICNPNNPTGSLFPREDILKLVRESGKIVVVDEAYAEFSGETLIPELANYPNLVILRTFSKAFGMAGLRLGYLLGQPGTIDLVNRTRAPFNVNSLSQKAGILALEYLPEYHKQIEIVTLEIQKLYQGLSLVPGLKVFPTKANFILFQPKDADRWVKELLQRGFLVRNMGNLPVLGSCLRISAGLPEENEKFLKAVAEINRL; translated from the coding sequence ATGGGAATGATGGTAAACCAAATTGAGGAACTTGTGCGTCCGGAGGTGCGGAAGTTCGTTCCTTATAAAGCAAATCATATGCCCCAGTGCATTACTCTTGATGCTAATGAAAACCCTTTTCCTTGGCCGGAGGGTATGCGGGAAAAATTATATGCCGCCAACATACCTTTTAACCGTTATCCCGACGGAATGGCACAAGAGCTGAAACAGGCAATTGCGGGGTACGTACGGCTATCTCCTGAAGGAATCTTGGTTGGCAACGGTTCTGATGAATTAATTCAGCTCCTCCTTCTCACCTTTGGCGGAGGCGGAAAATCAATGGTTATCCATCCGCCGACCTTCAGTATGTATCAAATTGCTGCTCGTTTGACAAGTACGGCGGTTTTAGAAGTTCCTTTGCTGGAGGGCCTTTATTTGGACGTGGAGAAAATGTTAAAAGCGGCACAGTCTCCGGATGTTCATGTGCTGATTATTTGTAATCCTAATAATCCAACAGGTTCTCTGTTTCCACGGGAAGATATTTTAAAGCTTGTGAGGGAAAGCGGCAAAATTGTGGTGGTTGATGAAGCTTACGCAGAATTTTCCGGGGAAACTCTAATTCCTGAGCTGGCGAATTACCCTAACTTAGTAATCCTGAGGACTTTTTCCAAGGCTTTTGGTATGGCAGGCCTTCGTTTGGGGTACTTGCTCGGTCAACCCGGAACGATCGACTTAGTGAATCGTACCCGGGCCCCCTTTAATGTAAACTCTCTGAGTCAGAAGGCCGGGATTCTTGCCTTAGAATATCTGCCGGAATATCATAAGCAAATTGAGATTGTTACGTTGGAAATTCAAAAACTCTATCAAGGGTTATCCCTGGTTCCTGGGCTTAAGGTATTTCCGACAAAGGCTAATTTTATTCTCTTTCAACCGAAGGATGCGGATCGTTGGGTTAAGGAACTTTTGCAGAGAGGTTTTCTTGTCCGCAATATGGGCAATCTGCCGGTCCTTGGCAGTTGTTTGCGTATCAGTGCCGGTTTGCCGGAAGAAAATGAGAAGTTTTTAAAGGCTGTTGCAGAAATTAATCGGCTCTAG
- the hisH gene encoding imidazole glycerol phosphate synthase subunit HisH yields the protein MIGIVDYGRGNLRSVEKALEKVGFEAKIMTAPRDLQTVDGVILPGVGAFADAMEGLKQGEWIEPIVEFARSGRPFLGICLGMQVLYEVGEEHGEHAGLGLLAGRVVKFPPGRKVPHMGWNSVSLLQPSRLLEEIPSESYFYFVHSFYVLPEDSQDILGTSDYGIVFPAVVGKDNVWGAQFHPEKSSPWGLQLLSNFGKLVNEYAALSSN from the coding sequence GTGATAGGAATTGTGGATTATGGGCGTGGAAACTTGAGAAGTGTCGAAAAAGCTTTGGAAAAAGTGGGCTTTGAAGCTAAGATTATGACTGCTCCGCGAGACTTGCAAACTGTTGATGGTGTTATCCTGCCGGGAGTAGGGGCTTTTGCTGATGCTATGGAAGGCTTGAAGCAGGGGGAATGGATTGAGCCAATCGTTGAATTTGCCCGTTCCGGCCGCCCCTTTTTGGGAATTTGTCTCGGGATGCAGGTGCTCTATGAGGTTGGAGAAGAACATGGCGAACACGCCGGCTTAGGACTCCTCGCCGGACGGGTGGTTAAATTTCCGCCGGGCAGAAAAGTTCCTCACATGGGGTGGAACAGTGTTTCTTTGCTTCAACCTTCGCGCTTGTTAGAAGAGATTCCCAGCGAATCCTACTTTTATTTTGTGCATTCCTTTTATGTTCTGCCTGAGGATTCGCAGGATATCCTTGGTACCAGCGATTATGGAATTGTTTTTCCGGCCGTTGTCGGCAAAGATAATGTTTGGGGAGCTCAGTTCCACCCGGAAAAGTCAAGTCCTTGGGGGCTTCAGTTACTGTCTAATTTCGGAAAGTTGGTGAACGAGTATGCTGCTCTTTCCAGCAATTGA
- the hisB gene encoding imidazoleglycerol-phosphate dehydratase HisB, with product MREAFIERKTKETEIRVRLNLDGAGDAQAETGIGFFNHMLTAFARFAYFDLELKASGDLEVDAHHTIEDCGIVLGQALKEACGNKAGIERIGETLLPMDEALVQVALDFSNRPYLVWDIKPSEGMVGQFPFEMAEEFFRAFAVHSGLTLHIRQISGKNLHHILEAVFKGVGRALGLALRENPRFSGILSTKGVL from the coding sequence ATGCGGGAAGCGTTTATTGAACGAAAAACAAAAGAAACTGAGATTCGTGTCCGACTGAACCTTGATGGGGCGGGAGACGCTCAGGCAGAGACAGGGATTGGTTTTTTTAATCATATGCTGACAGCCTTTGCCCGATTTGCTTATTTCGATCTTGAGTTAAAAGCCAGCGGCGATTTGGAAGTCGATGCCCACCACACCATTGAAGATTGTGGAATTGTATTGGGGCAGGCCTTGAAGGAAGCCTGCGGCAACAAGGCGGGAATTGAACGGATTGGCGAGACGCTGCTCCCCATGGACGAGGCCTTGGTTCAAGTTGCCCTTGATTTCTCCAACAGACCCTATTTAGTATGGGATATAAAGCCTTCTGAAGGAATGGTCGGCCAGTTTCCCTTTGAAATGGCAGAGGAATTCTTTCGGGCCTTCGCTGTACATAGCGGATTAACGCTGCATATTCGGCAAATTTCCGGAAAAAATCTTCATCATATCCTTGAAGCAGTATTTAAAGGTGTGGGGAGAGCCCTAGGTTTGGCTCTGCGTGAAAATCCACGCTTTAGCGGTATTCTTTCAACAAAAGGGGTTCTCTAA
- the hisD gene encoding histidinol dehydrogenase, which translates to MKVENLKDINLKRLTRKSYGDDKALELRVAEILESVCEKGDEALYEMTEKFDHVNLRHEGLKVTAEELQGAYRDVGDNFLQALRRAKGNILRYHEKQKRISWLEPDSDGSILGQLLLPLQRVGIYVPGGTASYPSSVLMNALPAVVAGVKEIVMVSPPRPDGTLLPEVLVAAAEAGVTEIYKVGGAQGIAALAYGTESIFRVDKITGPGNIYVTLAKKQVFGTVDIDMLAGPSEILILADESGKAEELAADLLSQAEHDRLASAILVSPSRDLLEETVKEVERQLEDLPRGEIARASWETYGAAIWVNDVSEGLALANEIAPEHFELVVKDPYSWLGQVKNVGAVFLGRYSPEPVGDYFAGPNHVLPTGGTARFYSPLNVDTFMKKVSVISYSEEALKRDAQQIALLARREGLEAHARAVEVRVKRNLSL; encoded by the coding sequence GTGAAAGTAGAGAATTTAAAAGACATTAATTTAAAACGTCTCACACGAAAATCTTATGGAGATGATAAAGCCCTTGAACTGCGTGTTGCTGAGATTTTAGAGAGCGTTTGTGAAAAGGGAGATGAGGCACTTTATGAGATGACAGAGAAATTTGATCATGTCAACCTGCGCCATGAGGGGTTAAAGGTTACCGCTGAGGAACTTCAAGGGGCTTACCGTGACGTTGGTGACAATTTTTTGCAGGCTTTACGCAGGGCAAAGGGGAACATCCTGCGCTACCATGAGAAACAAAAGCGCATCTCTTGGTTAGAACCGGATTCTGATGGAAGCATTTTGGGACAGCTTTTATTGCCGCTCCAGCGGGTTGGGATTTATGTGCCCGGCGGCACAGCTTCCTATCCATCGTCGGTACTGATGAATGCGTTGCCGGCAGTTGTTGCGGGTGTTAAAGAAATTGTAATGGTCAGTCCGCCCCGTCCGGACGGTACGCTGCTGCCTGAAGTATTAGTAGCTGCCGCAGAGGCAGGAGTGACTGAGATCTATAAAGTTGGAGGAGCTCAGGGGATTGCGGCTTTGGCCTACGGGACTGAGAGCATCTTCCGGGTTGATAAAATTACCGGACCGGGTAATATTTACGTGACCTTAGCTAAAAAGCAGGTTTTTGGCACCGTGGATATTGATATGCTGGCGGGACCCAGTGAAATACTGATCTTAGCCGATGAAAGCGGGAAAGCTGAAGAGTTAGCCGCTGATCTGTTGTCTCAGGCCGAGCATGATCGTCTTGCCTCCGCGATTTTAGTATCACCATCCCGTGATCTTCTGGAGGAAACCGTGAAAGAGGTAGAGAGGCAGCTGGAAGATTTGCCGCGGGGGGAAATCGCCCGTGCATCTTGGGAAACCTATGGTGCAGCTATTTGGGTTAACGATGTGAGTGAAGGTCTGGCTTTAGCGAACGAAATTGCCCCTGAGCATTTTGAACTGGTGGTCAAAGATCCTTACTCTTGGTTAGGACAGGTGAAAAACGTCGGGGCAGTGTTTTTAGGCAGGTATTCCCCAGAACCGGTGGGTGATTACTTTGCCGGACCTAATCATGTGTTACCTACCGGCGGAACAGCCAGATTTTATTCTCCCCTCAATGTTGATACCTTTATGAAGAAGGTGAGTGTTATTTCGTATTCCGAAGAAGCTCTCAAGCGAGATGCTCAACAGATAGCTCTGCTTGCCCGCCGCGAAGGTCTGGAAGCTCATGCCCGTGCTGTTGAAGTGCGAGTTAAGCGCAACCTTTCCTTGTAA